In Aegilops tauschii subsp. strangulata cultivar AL8/78 chromosome 3, Aet v6.0, whole genome shotgun sequence, one genomic interval encodes:
- the LOC109756895 gene encoding pentatricopeptide repeat-containing protein At3g58590, which yields MPNPDPPLSPSLFNSLIASRARAGRAADAFSLLARMLAAGVAPTAFTFAPILSSPSVCPRRAAQLHPLILKRGLLHSDPYSATALLGFFARHGRFGEALDLFGEMPARSVVTWNCLVSSFAQHGRVEDAVLWFRELVRSGDGLSEGSLVAVLPALVSPDPVHGLAIKTAMDSFSAVANSLLNCYCTCDAVCAAEKLFDGLMFRDAVSWNTMITAFARSNFPGRAFELFSAMHGQGVSPDETTFSSVLYACTSINAQEHGKSVHAKSIKHNLNTTVFVSTSLVDFYNKCVGRRDALKVLEEVPHKSTACWNALLSIKSDSDFPTLFMILRDMLRSGISPNEFTFSSLLKGSSLLDVHQIHSLVTKLGYDGNDYVSSAIISSYVSLGFVSDVLAYGVTLDPDSCNVSMNVLAGAYNRAHMYQETKELLLHQQTSDNISWSILITACARNGDYAEAFGLFRQMRILGHHFDNYVAVSLLSICTKVNSLVLGRLVHGVIIKTSYGCSDTRTNNMLLDMYAKCGRIEDCLKAFEEMEDRNVISWTAVISGLALNGFSRKALAWFKAMEEAAVKPDKVAILAVLSACRHGGLVQEGMEIFKRMEAEYSTEAGMEHYICVVDMLCKCGHLKQADSVIRGMPFRPSTIIWRTFLQGCNTYGMLDTQVFS from the coding sequence ATGCCGAACCCGGACCCGCCGCTCTCCCCGTCCCTCTTCAACTCCCTCATCGCCTCCCGCGCCCGCGCCGGCCGCGCGGCCGACGCCTTCTCGCTACTCGCGCGCATGCTCGCCGCGGGCGTCGCCCCGACCGCGTTCACCTTCGCGCCGATCCTCTCCTCGCCCTCCGTGTGCCCCCGCCGCGCCGCGCAGTTGCACCCGCTCATCCTCAAGCGCGGCCTGCTCCACAGCGACCCGTACTCCGCGACGGCGCTGCTGGGGTTCTTCGCGCGGCACGGACGGTTCGGCGAGGCGCTCGACCTGTTTGGGGAAATGCCCGCACGGAGCGTCGTCACCTGGAACTGTCTCGTCTCTTCGTTCGCGCAGCATGGGCGTGTCGAGGACGCCGTGCTTTGGTTCAGGGAACTCGTGAGGAGCGGCGATGGCTTGTCTGAAGGCTCTCTCGTTGCGGTCTTGCCTGCGCTTGTGTCACCGGACCCAGTTCATGGGCTTGCCATCAAAACCGCAATGGATTCCTTCTCGGCAGTTGCTAACTCGTTGCTGAATTGTTACTGTACTTGCGACGCAGTTTGCGCGGCAGAGAAGCTATTTGATGGGTTGATGTTCAGAGATGCGGTCTCGTGGAATACAATGATCACTGCTTTCGCTAGGAGTAACTTCCCAGGGAGAGCTTTTGAGCTTTTCTCAGCGATGCATGGTCAGGGTGTTTCTCCAGATGAAACTACATTTTCCAGTGTTCTTTACGCTTGCACCAGTATAAATGCACAGGAGCATGGGAAGTCTGTTCACGCCAAATCTATCAAGCATAACCTCAATACGACAGTATTTGTGAGTACTTCACTGGTTGATTTCTACAACAAATGTGTTGGTAGGAGGGACGCTCTTAAAGTACTCGAAGAGGTTCCTCATAAGAGCACTGCATGTTGGAATGCTCTGCTTTCTATCAAGTCAGATAGTGATTTTCCAACTCTGTTTATGATCCTGAGAGATATGCTGCGATCAGGGATTAGCCCAAATGAATTTACCTTTTCTTCCTTGCTCAAGGGTTCATCACTGTTGGATGTGCATCAGATTCACTCATTGGTCACAAAACTGGGTTATGACGGTAATGACTATGTTTCAAGTGCTATTATATCTTCCTATGTCTCACTTGGCTTTGTTTCTGATGTCCTGGCTTATGGAGTTACATTGGATCCTGACTCCTGTAACGTCTCCATGAATGTTTTAGCTGGGGCATATAATAGAGCTCACATGTACCAAGAAACCAAGGAGCTACTCTTACATCAGCAAACTAGTGATAATATTTCATGGAGCATACTTATTACTGCTTGTGCACGGAATGGTGATTATGCTGAAGCTTTTGGACTTTTCAGGCAGATGAGAATTTTGGGGCATCATTTTGATAACTATGTAGCTGTGAGCTTGCTGAGTATTTGTACAAAAGTTAACAGCCTTGTTCTTGGTAGGCTGGTGCATGGGGTAATCATCAAGACCAGTTATGGGTGCTCAGACACTCGTACTAATAATATGTTGCTAGATATGTATGCTAAATGTGGTAGAATTGAAGACTGTCTGAAAGCCTTTGAGGAAATGGAAGATAGGAACGTAATCTCATGGACAGCTGTGATTTCAGGCCTTGCACTTAACGGTTTTTCTCGTAAGGCCCTGGCATGGTTTAAAGCTATGGAAGAGGCTGCTGTTAAACCTGACAAGGTAGCAATTCTGGCAGTCCTTTCAGCTTGTAGACATGGAGGACTTGTGCAGGAGGGAATGGAGATATTCAAACGTATGGAAGCTGAGTACTCAACTGAAGCTGGGATGGAGCATTACATTTGTGTGGTGGACATGCTATGCAAGTGTGGTCATTTAAAGCAAGCTGACTCTGTGATTAGAGGCATGCCTTTCCGCCCGAGTACTATTATTTGGCGTACATTCCTCCAAGGATGCAATACATATGGCATGCTAGATACTCAAGTGTTTAGCTAG